CCCAAGCTCGATGGGATGGAGCTATTGAGCCTATTACCGGCAAGAGAAAGATATCTCAAACCATTGATCCGTCCAAAATCCTCCGGGATTGGACCTTGCAACATATTCCAGCTCATGTTTAAAGCAACAATGTCCCCAAAAATGGAAGGGATGGGACCTGCAATCTGATTCTGAGACGCATCCAAGAGGACAAGTGACCCACATGATGTGCCCAAACTACGAGGAACTGGACCAGAGATTTTGTTGTAACTGACATCAACAACAATTGCATCTAGTCCTCTACAATTCTGAAGCATGTTTTCGCGAAAAGGTCCAGTGAGATTGTTTTCTCCCactaagaaaatataaacAGTCTGCTTGCCCGGCATTTTGGGGGCAAGAGGCATCGACCTCAAACTTCCATTGATGCGATTCCGCCTGAAACTGTGAAGCACAGGAAGACTACTTTCATCTCCACCATGAAATGGGAAGGGGAAACTGACTTGAGCCTTATATGCAAGCAAGGATAAATAAGCAGCCGACTGCCCAAAGGAGTCGAATGCCTCAACTGAAAGGCAATTACTGTTGTGGAATTGCGGGATTGGACCAGTCAAATTGTTACCGCTCACATCGAAGAGAATCATACATGGGACCTGAATTTCCTCGGAGAGCTCGCCGTTCAGCTTGTTTGAACTCAAGTCGAGGAATTGCAATTTCTTGCAGCTACCAAACAGCGGTGGAACCTCTCCAGTTAAGTAGTTCTGGCCCAGGTTGACCATTACCAAATCATTACAAGTGCCCCAGTCTTTCGGGAAGCTTCCCACAAGGTTGGTCCTTGGAGCCCACAAAATCTTGAGCTTGGGCAGCTTTGTGACTTCCCCAGGGAGTTCGCCTTGGAAATAATTGAACTCGTCGTTCATGGAACCAATTTCTTCTAGCAGTAAATCCCCTTTTGTGGCATTCATTCCTGCAAGCAGATCAAACAAGTTTGAGAGCACGAGTACAGACAGACCAGTACAATTCCCAAGCTCAGCAGGCAACAAGCCGCTAAGAGTGTTCCTTGATAAATCCAGCACTTCAAGCTTCTTGAGCTGTCCGAGTTCAGGTGGAATAACCTCCTCCAACATGTTAGAGTACAACAAAAGTGACCGCAGCTCCACGCAATTCCCAATGCCACTTGGAATTTGACCACCCAAGTAATTACCAGACAAATCCAAATGCTCAATCTTGCTGCAACTCTCCCCAATCCCACTCGGTACAGATCCAGTGAACTCATTAAACGCCAGATACACCGACTTGAACTGACCCAAAAACCCGGGCAGAGTTCCATTCAGATAATTACCGGCTAAATTCAAGATCTCCAATCTGCTCAAACTCGACAAGACCCCAGGTACTTCACCAGAGATATTGTTGAACCCGAGATTAAGAGTCTGCAGAGATTTCAGCCCTGTGAAGTGCGCCGGCAACACCCCGGAGAACATATTGCCCTCTAAATCAAGAACCTCCAGCTTCTCCATGCCCCAAATTTCAGCAGGCAATTGACCGTAGAGTCCATTGAAGGGCAGGGCGAGAACTCTGAGCTCAGCGAGCTTCGCAACCGAAGGCGGCAACTTTCCGACCAACCTTCCCCCGCTCCCCGCGCAATTCCTTCTGACCCCATAAGCATAAATAGGAAATTGAGCAGAATCAGCACAGAGGAACAGCCGGTCCTTACCTTGGGCACCATTCCCAGTAATGTTGAGAGACGAAACCCTATAATTGGAGTCGCAGGAGACACCGAACCAGTTGCTGCAGAGACTTGAGCTCGAATTCCAGCTCGAGAGCAGACCAGATGGATCCAAAAGGGAGTTCTTGAGCTCCAAAAGGACTGATTCATCGGAACCATCAGCTAAAGCGGCAGTAAATtgaccgaaggagaagaagacccggaagaagaacaggaggAAAAGGCACCATTGGATGGCCAGCGGAGGTGGTGATGACGACGACTTGAGATGAAAAGAGCCCATCTTTGAACTCCAGCAGAGGGGTTGAAGAGCTAAACCCCCCCAAGGCCTCTTCTTGGAGCCAGAGGTGGTACGGAAGAAGCCCTAGTTTTACAGATAGAAAGCAAAGAcggaggggagagagagagagagagagagagagagagagatagagagagcagtgggaggagagagagagagaaggacgAGTCCAACTGCGGTCTTTGAGAAAACGCGTTTATTCAATTTCTCGTTATTGAGTCTGTCTTCCTTcgctgttttcttttttcttgtgaaattttttttgcaataATTCTGGGTTTCGATCGCGTTTCGTTAATCCAAAAAGATGTTTTGTCGTTTCGGCGGGAGAGGGTCCCACCTCAACCACTAGAACAGCGGGACGTGGGGGCCCCCCTTGCCGGTCAATAAATGCATCAGCCCGTCAACTCTCATAAGCCCTTCGGTAGTTaggagaatatatataatatatttttgaataaagtgaaaaaaagTACCTTTTGAAACTTCGACACGTGGCCATTTCAGTAAAGACCCCCCTCTTTTTTCCCAAATAACCGAacaaaatataagaaaattgcaaaaagaagggaaaaaaaatgttttgtaCGAGCTAAAGTTTCATGGTTAATCGGAAAAAATATGCATACTTGAATTGGTTTTTctttccaagaaaaaaaaagattaattgaCAAAATATGCGCTTATTTTTCGCGTGAGATTcataaattgaatttatacCCATTTAGAc
The sequence above is drawn from the Punica granatum isolate Tunisia-2019 chromosome 5, ASM765513v2, whole genome shotgun sequence genome and encodes:
- the LOC116207549 gene encoding LRR receptor-like serine/threonine-protein kinase RPK2 isoform X1, giving the protein MGSFHLKSSSSPPPLAIQWCLFLLFFFRVFFSFGQFTAALADGSDESVLLELKNSLLDPSGLLSSWNSSSSLCSNWFGVSCDSNYRVSSLNITGNGAQGKDRLFLCADSAQFPIYAYGVRRNCAGSGGRLVGKLPPSVAKLAELRVLALPFNGLYGQLPAEIWGMEKLEVLDLEGNMFSGVLPAHFTGLKSLQTLNLGFNNISGEVPGVLSSLSRLEILNLAGNYLNGTLPGFLGQFKSVYLAFNEFTGSVPSGIGESCSKIEHLDLSGNYLGGQIPSGIGNCVELRSLLLYSNMLEEVIPPELGQLKKLEVLDLSRNTLSGLLPAELGNCTGLSVLVLSNLFDLLAGMNATKGDLLLEEIGSMNDEFNYFQGELPGEVTKLPKLKILWAPRTNLVGSFPKDWGTCNDLVMVNLGQNYLTGEVPPLFGSCKKLQFLDLSSNKLNGELSEEIQVPCMILFDVSGNNLTGPIPQFHNSNCLSVEAFDSFGQSAAYLSLLAYKAQVSFPFPFHGGDESSLPVLHSFRRNRINGSLRSMPLAPKMPGKQTVYIFLVGENNLTGPFRENMLQNCRGLDAIVVDVSYNKISGPVPRSLGTSCGSLVLLDASQNQIAGPIPSIFGDIVALNMSWNMLQGPIPEDFGRINGLRYLSLAGNRLNSSIPSSLGQLRSLMVLDLSSNSLSGEIPSELLNLKNLSVLLLNNNRLSGLLPSDLARMTTLRSLNVSFNNLSGPIPSNSNLMSCNNILGNNFSNPCTMYSQQKSGYLENDTASPPNTPSGTGGSRTFTAIEIASIASASAIVSVLIALIILFIYTRKRSPKRDLSSIKKEVTVFEDIGVPLTFEDVVRATRGFNASNCIGSGGFGATYKAEIAPGYLFAIKRLAIGRFQGAQQFHAEVKTLGRFRHPNLVTLIGYHASETEMFLIYNYLPGGNLEKFIQERSMRAVDWRILHKIALDIARALAYLHDQCVPRVLHRDVKPSNILLDDEYNAYLSDFGLARLLGTSETHATTGVAGTFGYVAPEYAMTCRVSDKADVYSYGVVLLELLSDKKALDPSFSSYGDGFNIVAWACMLLRQGQAKEFFTAGLWDVGPHDDLVEVLHLAVVCTVDSLSTRPTMKQVAHRLKKIQPPSC